A single window of Actinomycetota bacterium DNA harbors:
- a CDS encoding response regulator: LRLPDMEGGELLARLERDGVALPPVVIHTARSLTPVEEAALRERAESIVIKDVRSLERLLDEVSLFLHRVVSQMPEKTRKVIQDLHDTDAILRDKKVLIVDDDMRTTFAVSHLLSEHGLKPLKAENGERALQLLEEQPDTDLVLMDIMMPVMDGYEAMKRIRAQERFRNLPIIALTAKAMPEDREKCIAAGASDYLTKPVDQDRLFSLMRVWLCR, encoded by the coding sequence CTCAGGCTGCCGGACATGGAGGGCGGCGAACTGCTCGCGCGGCTCGAACGCGACGGGGTGGCGCTGCCCCCGGTGGTGATCCATACCGCCCGTTCGCTCACGCCGGTCGAGGAAGCGGCCCTGCGCGAGCGCGCCGAGTCCATCGTGATCAAGGACGTCCGGTCGCTGGAGCGGCTGCTCGACGAGGTGTCGCTCTTCCTGCACCGGGTCGTGAGCCAGATGCCTGAGAAAACCCGCAAGGTCATCCAGGACCTGCACGACACGGATGCGATCCTGCGGGACAAGAAGGTGCTCATCGTGGACGACGACATGCGGACGACCTTCGCCGTTTCGCACCTTCTTTCCGAGCACGGCCTGAAGCCCCTGAAAGCGGAGAACGGGGAGCGGGCGCTGCAGTTGCTGGAGGAGCAGCCGGATACGGACCTGGTGCTGATGGATATCATGATGCCGGTCATGGACGGTTACGAGGCCATGAAACGAATTCGCGCCCAGGAGAGGTTCCGCAACCTGCCGATCATCGCGCTCACGGCCAAGGCGATGCCGGAGGATCGCGAAAAGTGCATTGCGGCGGGCGCGAGCGACTACCTGACCAAGCCGGTGGACCAGGACCGGCTGTTCTCCCTGATGCGGGTCTGGCTGTGCCGATAG